The Dendropsophus ebraccatus isolate aDenEbr1 chromosome 10, aDenEbr1.pat, whole genome shotgun sequence genome has a segment encoding these proteins:
- the RAB9B gene encoding ras-related protein Rab-9B, with amino-acid sequence MSGKSLLLKVILLGDGGVGKSSLMNRYVTNKFDSQAFHTIGVEFLNRDLEVDGRLVTLQIWDTAGQERFKSLRTPFYRGADCCLLTFSVDDRQSFHNLSSWRKEFIFYADVKEPERFPFVVLGNKLDKNEREISTAEAQAWCSENGGYPYLETSAKDDTNVTGAFEEAVRQVLAMEEHMDHTVFGHTVDLHSSDRSKSLCC; translated from the coding sequence ATGAGTGGAAAGTCTTTGCTGCTCAAAGTCATACTCTTGGGGGATGGTGGTGTTGGAAAAAGTTCCCTTATGAATCGATATGTAACAAACAAGTTTGACTCTCAAGCATTTCACACCATTGGTGTGGAGTTTCTTAACCGGGACCTTGAAGTTGATGGGAGGTTGGTGACTCTGCAGATATGGGACACTGCCGGTCAAGAACGCTTTAAGAGTCTTCGCACTCCCTTTTACAGAGGAGCTGACTGCTGTCTACTTACGTTCAGCGTTGATGACAGACAGAGTTTTCACAATCTGAGTAGCTGGAGAAAGGAATTCATATTTTATGCAGATGTTAAAGAACCTGAACGTTTTCCTTTTGTTGTTTTAGGCAACAAACTTGACAAGAATGAAAGGGAAATTAGCACAGCCGAAGCACAGGCTTGGTGCAGTGAAAACGGAGGCTACCCCTACCTAGAAACAAGTGCCAAGGATGACACAAATGTTACTGGTGCATTTGAAGAAGCAGTAAGACAGGTTTTGGCCATGGAAGAACACATGGACCATACAGTGTTTGGTCATACTGTAGACCTTCATAGCAGTGACCGCTCTAAGTCACTGTGCTGCTGA